TTGGCTACCCGCTTCCTCCCAAGCCCCCTGACCACGGCAGCCATGTGCGCCCTGCCTGGCCCACTCACCCTCAGACCAGCCACCGCCACTGCCCTCTTCCAGGCCCCACTCCTTGGACCAGCGCTCTTCCGAACCCCACCCGGCCACATACGCACCACGCCCGGCCCCATCGTCTTCGCCCCCTACTAGAGCTTGCGCCCTCCAAGGCTCCATCTCTCCCGGACGCGGTGAAGAGCCGGCCAGCTGTGCGGCAAGGACAAggctctgttcccattgaaggcAAATGATATGTTGTAACCATTGACCGAGGTTCTTTCCCTCCCAGCCGGTTCCCACTGGGCTTGGAGATTCCCTAGCTGACtgctctgcccagcctggctctACCCCCCGTTACCCACCCCCAGTGCCCAAGTCGGTTCTGCCGCTCACTCACGCAgtagctctctgaaaacacagCTCCATGTCTGCTTTGATTGGATTCAGTTAAAGGGACAGTGCTGGGATCCCCCAGGCCCATTGATGCCCGTGGCCAGCGAGTCCCCTTTTTGGCTAGTGAGTTTTTCATTCATCCCCTTCCCAGTGATTAATTTAAACCAAACCAGGGAAGGGGCTTGGCTGACTCTCTGGAAAGGGAGGGCCTTTTTCTCAGGCTTGCTGGTTCAGAGCCAGCCCAGGTTCGTGACGACCCCCAGATCGTAGGTCCAGCTGGAAGAGTCCGTGGTGGATCTCAGGCCAGTTTCCAGTGGGAAAAACCTCCCCAGCACAAAATCCAGCCCCCGGTTTCCCACCCGTAGCAGGGAGGATGCAGCCTAAGCCCTGCATGGGACGTGAGGCCCGTGAGCAGAGAGCAGCGTAGTGGATGATTGCCCTGCCTACTGCCTGACCCACCGTGGGtctgaggctgcagggagcatGTTACTCTCCAGCTCCTTTAGCCTGGGCCGTGTCAGCAGCAGGAAATCCAGAGGAGAAACCGGCAAACAGGGGCAGCGTCTTCCCATAGAACAAACAACGAACCCCGAGGCTCCTTGCCAGCAGAGACCTCTTTCCTGCTCACTTCAGAAAGCACATTATCGTGCAGTGGAGGACCAGGCAGATTGGATCGGAGTGTTGTCTAGagctgtggttttcaacctttcttcATTTGTGGGCCCCTTTGGAAATCGGATCTAGTCTGAAGATGCTCAGGGGtccgtggaccacaggttgaaaaccaggggtctggtggttagacaacaggactcctggtttctcctCCCAGACCTGGGACAGAGTGTGAGCCTGTGGCTGGAGAATAGGACGTaggaagtcaggacacctgggttccattcccagttcAGCTAAGGCCTGGAGTTGACTGGTTAGAGAACAGTCCTTCTCCTTGGcatctgttcccaactctgccattcACTCCCTTGCGCCACGGTGATTCACCTcttagtgcctcagtttcaccccaTTAAGCAGGGGATAGCTCTGATCCTACCTCGCAGGGAGGCTGAGTGAAGGTTCACAAAGCACTTTGTCCTTGCGTAGCACCTTTCCTTGGAGAGCTGCAAAGCATTCCTCCTGTTAACAGGCCAGCAGACAAAATCCAGTcacctggccccattgaaacttGGCGCTTCCAAGGAAACTGGGAGGATTCCCTGTTAGTTCAGCCCGACAGCCCAGAATAAAAGAGCAGGTTCGTTTAACAAGCACGTGGCGTTGTCTCTCCCATGCTGAGTGCAGCTTGCAGACTGGGGCTCCAGGGCCCGCGCTAGGCGTTATGGGGCgatggttttgtttttcactgtGTTAAAAGACCGTGCGATGACCTGGTCTGAACAGTTACCGAGGCGCTGCGGGGCCCCTGCGCACATTGTAAATAGAAATATGCAGGAAGGTTGCGACCAACATGGACCTTGTGCTGGAGTGACAACCTGTCCCGATCTATGCAAATCCGAATGGAGTAGCCCCGTCGGCGTGGTAACCTGGCTGCGTCCTGCGGTGGTGCCTGCTCTGTCTGCACAGCGAGGAATGTTGTTCCGAGCAGAAACTGAACCACGCACCTCGGTGCATTGTGCACACGCTTCCGAGAGCCCCCTGGAGCTCTCCGCTGCTCCCCATGGCACAGGCTCTGAGCCCCCGGCGGAGGCTGCCCTCCAATCTGGGCAGCTAGCAATCCCCACGCACAAGCCCATCTGGCAGATGTCGTAACTTGACCCAGGAGGATCCTGCcgccccaacccctggaggctgaGCACGGTTTCCGAACGCCGTGGGGCTGTGAGAGTGTCACTTCCCCAGAGCTCAGGGGCTGTCCCTGGGTGCTGTGGGCAATAGGGGTCTGTGCGTGACATGTCCCCGACAGGCCGGGTACAGCTCTCGGCTCAAGCTGGAGCATTGTGCTGTTAGTGCTGGAGGGCCCCAGGGCAAGccctgatggtgctgtcccacaccccttccccctttGCGTGGTCGCCAGTGGGGTCTGAGCTGGGGCCAGCGCTGAGCTGGCAGTAGTAGTGGGTTGTTATCCCCTAGAGCACAGCCCCCTCTAATGGGCTGGCCTAAGGCTCGGACAGCGCGTTGCGGGGGCTCTCAGCACGGGGCCCTCCCCCCGTGGGAGTGCGTGGAGCTGGTGCAGGATAGACTGGCCTGCCTGGAGGTAAACCAAAGAATCCAGCCTGGGCCTGAGCACCGGGGGATCCAgctcctgggctggggcaggggcaggggcagggccaggggcagcacTTTGAGGCCCGTTTTCCCGGGCACCTGAAGGTGAAACCTTGGGGGTTCTTTTTGGCCCAAGATTTGGGTTTAAATGTGTCCTACGGAGCTTTGCAATAACCCCAGCGTCAGGCAGCTGCAGGGGACCGGCTCCACCCCTTACGGCCTCAGGGTGGGCGAATCCTCTGCCTGGAACGAAGTGGGGGGGGATAGGCCCCCCCCACGCCCCAGCTCACAGGAGTTTCTTGCAGAAGTCCCatcgggggggcaggggcttgtaGTGGGAGCTGCCACTGGGCAAACCGTCCCCTCACAAAGCTTTAGGTGGGGCAAGGGAGAGATCCGGACACCTCTGTGCAATGCCAGTCATCCCCTAATGCCAGCAacccccaggcagcctggagcttACCCCAGcgccagctccagccctgcagcagcctcTCCTCcatctgcctccctctccccccacacgcCGCTCCAGCTCGTTCTCCCCCCAGGGGCTTGTGCCCTGGTAGTTTTAGGAATTCAGGAAGCCCAAAGCTTTAGCCatgctcccccccttcccccaagagaCTCTGGTCGCACTGCAGGTGGAGCTGGGTCACAAAGCCCCCCAGAACCAGAGTCAAACCTACCCTCAGCCCAGCGGTGAGGTCACGATAGACTAGAACACTTGACACTTGAAAGCCATTCCTTCCCGTCACGACCAGCCGGCCCCGGCCTGCACCAGGGCACCCTGCTGTCTTCTTCGCCGCCGGCCCCCCTGCGCTAGCCAAAGCAGTTACCGCCTCTGACTTCGCATACGCTGTGCTAGGCTGTAGCGCTGCCATGTGCCCCCCCCGTAAATACCCTCGGCGTGATGTGAACAAGGGTTGATTTTGACaactaaaaagcaaacaaaataatcaGCCTCTAGGGACTTGGCCagtaacccccacccccagccccgtaCTGTTCAGTGTATATTTTTTGATGTACTATAactgttggggtgggggaaggaaaatattttgataatCGAATCTCATTGCTTTCTTGTGTTACTCAGTAAATAAAAGGAACCTGTATAAATGTGCCTGGACTTTCGCGCCCTCTTTCTTCGGGCCCACGAAGCGGGAGCCCCAGGAAGCAGAGGTGGAAATAGGAATTGCTAAAGGACCGTTCACCTTGTagccagcagctggggaaaaCCGGCCACACGGTGGGCTGGCTCAGGACGGCTCAGGCTCTTCCTGTAGTTTTCCATGGAAGGCCGGACCAGTAACACAATGTGATTGGTAATGGGGTGCAGGAGCTACTCAGCCCGCAGGCGGCCGGAGCTAGGCCCAGGGCTCGTGCTGTGCCCCCAGCCAGCCGTGTTCCCGGGAAGCATACCCACTCCGAGAGCAGCTGAGTTTATTGACAGCGATTGCTGACCAGGCGGAAGCGGCTCTACATGCCTCTGACATGAGATTACATACATGCAATAATTAAAAAAGCCCACCAGCCTCACTTCCCAGCACCAGAACATGCCCTGCTGCCAGGTGGGCTAATCCAGGGGACCCCAGTGAGTCCAtcccatccccctcaccccagccaAAGCGCATTCCCTCCCGTCCCAAATTCCTGGCCAAGGAGAAGCTCTGGGACCATCTAAAACTAACCCCTTGGTTCTTGGCCAACTGACCATTTTAATGGCCTGCTGAGGCcacccctgcagccctccccctcccctgccagctctgcccaaAGAACTGCAAGTCGGAAACCTGTCTTGGGGGGCCAGCTGCTCCTCAGCAATGAGCTGAGCTGCACCTGCCTAACACGCGATGCAAACGGCTGCCCCCACCCAGGCTTCTGCAGTGAGCACCTCGTGCTGGGGGACTTCAGCTCAGGCCATAGGGGAATCAGAGGCAGGGGCACGACCCCCACACCATGGCTTGGCCTGGCCTTCAGCCGGGGATCACAACATGGGAAGAGGCAGCAGATCAGGGCTGCGCTGCAGGCATCTCTGACATGCCTGGACACTGATGAGGCTCTAATGAGCTTAATGAACCTAAACCCAAGCTCTGCTCAGCCTGGCCTCACCCAAGTGCCCCGATTCTGCAGCGGCAGAGGGGCCAGGTGCATTTCCCAGCTGCTCAGGCAGTtaaagagcagggggcaggggacagtGAAGGTTCTGCAGGGACCCAGGGCAGTTCCTTGCTCCCCACGATCTTCAGGGACGCAGCTACGCAGCCCCCAGGGAGGCGAGTGCAGCATGCATGGGGCTAAGAGCCATCTGGAAGCAGAGCCCAGCAATCCTGGAGCCCCCATCCACCTCCCCAGCTGCAGAGAGCGGGCGGTTTGCAGGTGCCTGGTGGTGAGCGGAGAGGCCTGGAGGATGAACGCCATCACCCCTCGCCTGTCGCTCCAGCTCCACTGTGCTCCAGGGTCTGGTTCAGGAGCCGAACGGCTCCACAGCTCGGGGGCTCAGAGCCCCCTTCCAGCTGGGCACCTGCTGCAGCGCCGGCCTGGAGGGAGGCGCTTTGGGGGACAGGCCGGGGCATTCTGCggcatggagggaggagggagctcgGGACTGCCATACGCTCCCCTCCAGGTTCAGGTTACAAGGGGCCAAATGGCGGTTGGAGCCCCCTGCCAAGGCAGGGAGTGTGTTTGCTGAGAGCTTTGCCTAGCCTGTGCGTTGGGAGCAGAGAccaggccagcagctgcctgTTCGCAGGGCTCCCGGTCTGGGCGAATCCCGAGTTCAGACCAGCCACCCAAGGCTGCCCTCCCTCTCCAGGCAACAGGGACGGGCCAGGCACCTTCACTGCCCCCAGTGACCACTGGGTCCTCGGCATGCTGCCTCGTGTGGCCAGGGgccaagccccccccccactccaggaGCTCAGCCCCTCCCATCAGCAGGCTTTGTGCCAAGCCCCCAGAGCTCAGGAGAGGTGGAAACGCCATGGGGCgaggtggcaggggaggggaggccagGCCTTCAGCCGTCTATGGAGCCGCTGCCCTTGTTCTTGCGGCTCAGCGGGAAGGCGGATTTGCTCTGCGGCTGCGTCATCTTGCTGGCCAGGTAGGTGAAAGGCTCGATCAATGTCCGGCGGTCGGCCACGGACACCTCCCACAGCTTCACCTTCTCGCCCTTGGCCCAGTGCTGGGCCGCGTCGTGGTCTACGCGCCGCTGCTCCTGCAGGTCGCACTTGTTGCCCAGAACCACAATGGTGACCTGTACGAAGACACACAGACGGAGCACACTCAGGGCCGGCTGCCTGGCTCTGCAGCCTGCAGGGACCAAGCTCCTGCCATTTCTCCCCCAGCACTGGTCTTTCCGGCGAACGTCTCTTTCCCTTTGGCGCCTTCCGGCCAGACTCCCTGCTGTGCTCCCGGTCCAGCCTTCGCCCCCACCTATGCGGCCAGCTGAGCGCAGCGCTGATGGGCTCCAGAgggtcctgcccagccccctgtgGCCGGAGCTTGGGCAGAGGCTACATGGCTCTTTTCGAGGAGGAGATAAGGGGCTCTGGGATTTCCCAAACTGGATCACATCACTGATCCCTCCCATGTGTCTCCCCTCCGCTGCCTGCCCCACCAGACGGCCAatgtcccctccctcctgctcaagCAGGCCTGGCCAGTCGTGCAAGGCTGTAGGTGGCAAGGAGCAGTCCCTGCCTGAGCCCACCGGGTGCCCTGGGGTCTGACTGGCTTTCTAACCCCGTTTGCAGAGCGACAAACATCGGGCTCTGAGCGCAAGTGCTGGCCAAGCACTTGCAAACTCAGCCCCTTGGTGGCTGATTTAAAAATCCCAGGGGAGGGGCAACGAGAGGAGAAAAGGCAGAGAGACCTTGAACGTGGTGGTGGACTGACAGCGCTGGAGCCCAACGGCCTCTGCCGAGAGGGGGAAATCCAAGAAGCAGAATGCACCAGCTCCCCTCAGGCCGCCACCCCACATGCACACAGCTGGCTCCACCCCTCCCTGgaatgctccccccaccccactcagccCCTATGGCCTGTTTCCTCACAGCCCCTGTGCTGAGTATCCGAGACAGAGGGCAGCCGGGGGGGTCCCCCGACTCGCTATGGCAGGACACTGACAAGCCACCAGAAGGACGCGCGCTCCCGGCTGGGCAGGACTGGGGAGCTGTAGGGGAGGAGGCTCcgtcccccattcccagcccaccCCGTGCTCTGGCGCCTGTGGCGATGCCTCACCTCCTTCTTATCCTTGCACTTGTCGATTTCCTTCTTGAGCAGCTCCACCCTCTTGAAGGACTCCCTGCTGCCGGTGCTGTAGACTAGCACATAGCCGTCTGTGCAGGAGAAGCAGTGCttggggagctccaggccctcCCGCAGGCCCCGGGTGTCGTAGAATCGCACCTGCTCCCGCACCCCGCGGTCCGTCTCGATCGAGCCCACGTAGATGTCCTCCTGGGTTTCTATCATCTCGGAACCTGCGGGGAAGCGGGCAGGCATGGGGTAACATGGGGAGCCGGGCTGCAGTCTGCCGTGATGGAGGAGGCCTGTGTTCTATTgtgggctctgccactgacctgctgagtgaccgtgggcaagtcccaccccttccctgtgcctcagtttcccctcccagcctTTGTCTGGTCTGTTCAGACTGggagctctttagggcagagcCTGGCACAAGGGTGCCCCGAGCTTGCCTGGGGCCCCTAAGTGCTGCCACATAATAGCAGCTCCTTGCCCAGGCCTGTCTTGTACTCTGTTCCCTGTTCATGCAGGTCTCACACATCTGTGTTTAGAGTGGCcccactggggcaaactgcctgtgggagggagctgctggaggcagctTTCCCAGGGTTTTTTTCTATTTACTCTCCCCACCTGGGACACTGGCAGACAAACCTGCCTGTCACTGCACAACTCTGTCTGCCTCCATCACGTGCTTACACGACTCTATTTGAATTGCAGAGGGCTGGACAGTTCCACTAGAGTTTGTTCTGGAATGCTGGGAGGTTGGTGCTAAtttattattgtagggtctcttgtcaactgctgggctAGGTGCTGATTTGTTATGGTCAGGGTGCTGGTCATTGCGAAAAGCCACAGCAGAGCTATTTGGCATTAAGCCTGTGGGGGCTGCAGAACGTCCCCTTGCTGGTCATCCACCCTACCCCCACACTTACCAACCACATGGTTCCCATAGAGGAGCTGCTCCAAGATGGCTGTTTTTCCAACTGAGGCTTGGCCGCAAACCACCACCTTGCAGCTCTTCCCCATCTGGGGTCTCTTTCCTGGGGACAGAAGAGCGGGACATTGGAGCTGGAGGAATACATCTTCTCAAAGTCGAGTCAACTGGGCAATGCCATGTGGGCTGGAGCCTGGCAAAGTTTCCTGGGCCGTGCCCGGTCTCCCCGGTGCTCAGTGCTCTGCACTGCCACAGGAGAGAGAACCCTGGAAACCTAGGCTGGAAGGGACTGCCAGAA
This is a stretch of genomic DNA from Gopherus evgoodei ecotype Sinaloan lineage chromosome 23, rGopEvg1_v1.p, whole genome shotgun sequence. It encodes these proteins:
- the NKIRAS2 gene encoding NF-kappa-B inhibitor-interacting Ras-like protein 2; protein product: MGKSCKVVVCGQASVGKTAILEQLLYGNHVVGSEMIETQEDIYVGSIETDRGVREQVRFYDTRGLREGLELPKHCFSCTDGYVLVYSTGSRESFKRVELLKKEIDKCKDKKEVTIVVLGNKCDLQEQRRVDHDAAQHWAKGEKVKLWEVSVADRRTLIEPFTYLASKMTQPQSKSAFPLSRKNKGSGSIDG